A region from the Arcanobacterium buesumense genome encodes:
- the fusA gene encoding elongation factor G, producing the protein MAHEVLTDLNKVRNIGIMAHIDAGKTTVTERILFYTGINYKLGETHDGASTTDWMEQEKERGITITSAAVTSFWKGHQINIIDTPGHVDFTVEVERSLRVLDGAVAVFDGKEGVEPQSETVWRQADKYNVPRICFINKMDKMGADFYFSVQTLKDRLHANPIIMELPIGAESDIAGVIDLLNMKALRFPEKDEKGNATMGNLVVEEEIPADLLAKAEEYRAALVEQVAENDDELLDKYLGGEEPSIDELKAVIRRMTIAGEGFPVYCGSAYKNIGIQPVLDAVVDFLPSPLDVGEVKGVDPRDEEVELIRKPSENEPFAALAFKIAVHPFFGRLTYVRVYSGKMDAGSQVLNATKGKKERIGKIFQMHSNKENPVDTAHAGHIYAVIGLKDTTTGDSLTDLNHPISLESMTFPDPVIHVAVEPKSKADQEKLGIAIQKLAEEDPTFTVRLDEESGQTVIGGMGELHLDIIVDRMRREFKVEANVGAPMVAYRETIRSTAKSIDYTHKKQTGGSGQFAKVIVTFEPLEENEEGKTYEFVDAVTGGRVPREYIPSVDAGIQAAMENGVLAGFPMVNVKATLEDGAYHDVDSSEMAFKIAGQMVFREGAKRANPVILEPVMDVEVRTPEEYMGDVIGDLNSRRGLISSMEDATGVKIVRALVPLSEMFGYIGDLRSKTQGRAVYSMQFAKYQEVPKAVADEIIQKTRGE; encoded by the coding sequence ATGGCACACGAAGTGCTTACCGACCTAAATAAGGTCCGTAACATCGGAATTATGGCGCATATTGACGCGGGTAAAACCACCGTCACCGAGCGCATCCTCTTCTACACCGGTATTAACTACAAGCTCGGTGAAACTCACGATGGCGCATCCACCACTGACTGGATGGAGCAGGAGAAGGAACGCGGTATTACGATTACATCGGCTGCGGTCACTTCTTTCTGGAAGGGTCATCAGATTAACATCATCGACACCCCTGGACACGTTGACTTTACCGTTGAGGTGGAGCGTTCGCTCCGCGTTCTCGACGGCGCGGTCGCTGTATTCGATGGTAAAGAAGGTGTTGAGCCACAGTCAGAGACCGTTTGGCGTCAGGCTGATAAGTACAACGTTCCACGTATCTGCTTCATTAACAAAATGGACAAGATGGGTGCGGACTTCTATTTCTCTGTTCAGACCCTTAAGGATCGTTTGCACGCCAACCCGATTATCATGGAACTGCCAATTGGTGCAGAGTCTGATATCGCTGGCGTTATTGATCTTCTTAACATGAAGGCATTGCGCTTCCCGGAAAAGGATGAGAAGGGCAACGCAACCATGGGTAACTTGGTTGTTGAGGAAGAAATTCCTGCTGACCTTCTTGCTAAGGCTGAAGAATACCGTGCTGCTCTCGTTGAGCAAGTTGCGGAAAACGACGACGAACTTCTTGATAAGTATCTCGGCGGCGAAGAGCCTTCGATCGATGAGCTTAAAGCTGTTATTCGCCGTATGACGATTGCTGGCGAAGGTTTCCCAGTCTACTGCGGTTCAGCATATAAGAACATCGGTATCCAGCCGGTTCTCGATGCTGTTGTTGATTTCCTTCCTTCCCCACTTGATGTTGGTGAAGTTAAGGGCGTTGATCCACGCGATGAAGAAGTTGAGCTTATTCGTAAGCCGAGTGAAAATGAGCCATTCGCAGCTCTTGCTTTTAAGATCGCAGTTCACCCATTCTTCGGTCGTTTGACCTACGTCCGTGTCTACTCTGGAAAGATGGACGCCGGTTCGCAGGTGCTTAACGCGACCAAGGGTAAGAAAGAGCGCATCGGAAAGATTTTCCAGATGCACTCGAATAAAGAAAACCCAGTGGATACCGCACACGCTGGCCACATCTATGCTGTTATCGGTCTTAAGGACACCACAACTGGTGATTCATTGACCGATCTCAACCACCCGATTTCGCTCGAATCGATGACGTTCCCGGATCCAGTGATCCACGTCGCCGTCGAGCCTAAGTCAAAGGCTGACCAGGAAAAGCTCGGTATTGCTATTCAAAAGCTAGCCGAAGAAGATCCTACCTTCACTGTCCGTTTGGACGAAGAGTCTGGTCAGACTGTTATTGGCGGTATGGGCGAACTTCACCTCGATATCATCGTTGACCGTATGCGTCGCGAGTTCAAGGTTGAAGCTAATGTTGGTGCGCCAATGGTTGCTTACCGTGAAACGATCCGTTCCACGGCAAAGTCTATTGACTACACCCACAAGAAGCAGACCGGTGGTTCCGGTCAGTTCGCAAAGGTTATTGTCACTTTCGAACCTCTTGAGGAAAACGAAGAAGGCAAGACCTACGAGTTTGTTGACGCTGTGACCGGTGGCCGCGTGCCACGCGAGTACATTCCGTCTGTCGATGCTGGTATTCAAGCTGCTATGGAAAACGGCGTTCTTGCCGGATTCCCAATGGTAAATGTGAAGGCCACTCTCGAAGATGGTGCGTACCACGACGTCGACTCCTCCGAAATGGCGTTCAAGATTGCTGGCCAGATGGTGTTCCGTGAGGGCGCTAAGCGCGCTAACCCGGTTATCCTCGAACCAGTAATGGACGTGGAGGTTCGTACTCCGGAAGAGTACATGGGAGATGTGATTGGCGACCTTAACTCTCGCCGTGGTCTGATCTCCTCCATGGAGGACGCGACTGGTGTCAAGATCGTTCGCGCTCTCGTTCCGCTTTCCGAAATGTTCGGATACATTGGCGATTTGCGTTCTAAGACGCAGGGTCGCGCAGTGTACTCCATGCAGTTCGCGAAGTACCAGGAAGTCCCGAAGGCTGTTGCCGACGAGATTATCCAGAAGACCCGTGGCGAGTGA
- the rpsG gene encoding 30S ribosomal protein S7: protein MPRKGPARKRPLIADPVHGSTVVTQLINRVLLDGKKSTAERIVYGALEAVGEKTGQEPLVVLKRALDNIRPQLEVRSRRVGGATYQVPVEVKPGRANTLALRWLVDFSRGRREHTMLERLQNEIMDAANGLGAAVKRREDMHKMAEANRAFAHYRW from the coding sequence ATGCCTCGTAAGGGTCCAGCGCGTAAGCGTCCACTCATTGCTGATCCGGTTCACGGCTCCACAGTCGTTACCCAGCTCATTAATCGCGTGCTTCTTGATGGCAAGAAGTCCACAGCAGAGCGTATCGTTTACGGTGCTCTAGAAGCTGTCGGCGAGAAGACTGGCCAAGAGCCACTCGTCGTTCTTAAGCGCGCACTCGATAACATTCGTCCACAGCTCGAAGTTCGCTCTCGTCGTGTTGGCGGCGCAACCTACCAGGTTCCGGTCGAGGTTAAGCCAGGCCGCGCTAACACTCTCGCGCTTCGTTGGCTCGTTGATTTCTCTCGTGGACGTCGTGAGCACACCATGCTCGAACGTCTCCAGAATGAAATCATGGACGCCGCAAATGGCCTCGGCGCAGCTGTTAAGCGTCGCGAGGACATGCACAAGATGGCCGAAGCGAACCGCGCATTCGCGCATTACCGCTGGTAA
- the rpsL gene encoding 30S ribosomal protein S12, whose translation MPTIQQLVRKGRSSKASSSNTPALKASPQRRGVCTRVYTTTPKKPNSALRKVARVRLSSGIEVTAYIPGEGHNLQEHSIVLVRGGRVKDLPGVRYHIVRGALDTQGVKSRNQGRSKYGAKKEKK comes from the coding sequence GTGCCAACTATTCAGCAGCTGGTCCGTAAGGGCCGCTCCAGCAAGGCGAGTTCATCAAACACGCCGGCGCTGAAGGCTAGCCCGCAGCGTCGTGGCGTGTGCACCCGTGTGTACACCACAACCCCAAAGAAGCCGAACTCGGCTCTTCGTAAGGTTGCCCGTGTCCGTCTTTCATCAGGTATTGAAGTTACGGCTTACATCCCAGGCGAAGGTCATAACCTCCAGGAGCACTCGATCGTGCTCGTTCGCGGTGGTCGTGTAAAGGACCTTCCTGGTGTGCGTTACCACATCGTTCGTGGTGCACTTGATACCCAGGGTGTCAAGTCTCGCAACCAGGGTCGTTCCAAGTACGGTGCGAAGAAGGAGAAGAAGTAA
- a CDS encoding PAS domain-containing protein, with protein sequence MVEPTGALHVVPVDELFFSTTDAKGIIDLSNSVFTRMSRYSREQLRGAPHNLIRHPEMPGAAFKVMWDTLQSGEPFAAYVRNLAADGSEYRVFATITPLADGGYLSVRSRPCDDSLYSAVSDIYAVVRKAEREAMAAGKNRREAAEIGVGVLVDTLHGAGIATYESFQNAALVSEVALREARADGFPVRSGESALVSALDKARAVYEHFSSWMSTQEILSQMATDIAQTVKRVDEDMAYMAEVGQKFTLYGADRPELASLTMPLTVWVQMQGIVGGYMDSLSAKLDELTLNVSRTQFRIALSRLHIYMYGHFVAEVLDFDEDDDSTYDQFRALVMLGEALQDDIRTLRTQTARTATFMQAVRDYVRQVAEAVAIPRQLLSLWETTADMTVRDSLGSELAATVAGAKNRADSSLRELEHFGNSVDKSDELYSEFSELDDLLGDMCEIVNAIVRSRR encoded by the coding sequence ATGGTTGAACCCACTGGTGCTTTGCATGTTGTACCCGTTGATGAATTATTCTTTTCAACAACGGATGCGAAGGGCATTATTGATTTATCAAATAGTGTATTTACTCGAATGTCGCGTTACTCGCGTGAGCAACTTCGAGGTGCGCCGCACAATCTTATTCGCCATCCGGAAATGCCTGGTGCAGCTTTTAAGGTGATGTGGGATACGCTGCAGTCCGGAGAACCTTTTGCGGCATATGTGCGTAATCTAGCGGCTGATGGGTCTGAGTATCGCGTTTTTGCTACGATCACTCCGTTAGCTGATGGTGGTTATCTATCGGTTCGTTCGCGTCCGTGTGATGATTCGCTGTACTCGGCAGTGTCAGATATCTATGCGGTTGTGCGTAAAGCAGAGCGCGAGGCAATGGCGGCTGGCAAGAACCGACGGGAAGCTGCCGAAATTGGCGTCGGTGTGTTAGTAGACACGCTTCACGGGGCAGGTATTGCAACCTACGAGAGTTTCCAAAACGCCGCGTTAGTCTCGGAAGTTGCGTTGCGGGAAGCTCGTGCTGATGGCTTCCCGGTTCGTTCTGGGGAATCTGCACTGGTTTCAGCTTTGGATAAGGCTCGTGCAGTTTATGAGCATTTCAGCTCCTGGATGTCCACTCAGGAGATTCTCTCGCAGATGGCCACGGATATCGCGCAAACTGTGAAACGTGTCGATGAAGATATGGCGTATATGGCTGAAGTGGGTCAAAAATTTACGTTGTATGGTGCGGATCGTCCCGAACTTGCGTCATTGACTATGCCGTTGACTGTTTGGGTGCAAATGCAAGGCATCGTTGGTGGCTATATGGATTCTTTGTCTGCCAAGCTAGATGAATTGACGTTGAATGTTTCGCGTACGCAGTTCCGTATTGCCCTTAGTCGGTTGCATATTTACATGTACGGTCATTTTGTGGCTGAAGTTCTTGATTTCGACGAAGACGATGACAGTACATATGATCAATTCCGGGCATTGGTGATGCTTGGGGAAGCTCTGCAGGATGATATTCGGACTTTGCGCACGCAAACTGCGCGTACGGCAACCTTTATGCAGGCAGTGCGTGATTATGTTCGGCAGGTGGCTGAAGCGGTAGCGATTCCTCGTCAGCTTTTAAGCTTGTGGGAAACAACGGCGGATATGACAGTGCGCGATAGTCTCGGTTCGGAGCTGGCAGCCACGGTGGCCGGGGCGAAGAATCGCGCAGATTCCTCTTTGCGAGAGCTGGAGCATTTTGGCAATAGCGTAGATAAATCAGACGAATTGTATAGTGAGTTCTCTGAGCTTGACGATCTCCTCGGAGATATGTGTGAGATTGTTAACGCTATTGTCCGTTCTCGCCGGTAA
- the rpoC gene encoding DNA-directed RNA polymerase subunit beta', whose product MLDVNLFDQLHISLATSDDVRKWSHGTVTKPETINYRTLKPEKDGLFGEQIFGPTRDWECACGKYKRPRYKGIVCERCGVEVTRSKVRRERMGHIELAAPVTHIWYFKGVPSRLGYLLDIAPKDLEKVIYFAAYMVTDVDADRRHNDMPALTAEYELERANLEKERDAAVEKRLKAEEEALAEAEKNGEDAGARAKIKRQAENETRRVRREYEDDIARLEEVWDKFTKLKVGDLEGDEDAYREMVLRWGDYFKAFRGAEAIQRRLRDFDLEAEHDALVEQIETGTAQRKTRALKRIKVVNAFLHSGTKPEAMVLDALPVIPPDLRPMVQLDGGRFATSDLNDLYRRVINRNNRLQRMIDLNAPEIMVNNEKRMLQEAVDALFDNGRRGRPVQGAGNRPLKSISDMLKGKQGRFRQNLLGKRVDYSGRSVIVVGPTLKLHQCGLPKTMALELFKPFVQKRLVDLELAKNIKAAKRLIERQRDEVFDVLEEVIREHPVLLNRAPTLHRLGIQAFEPQLIEGKAIRLHPLVCAAFNADFDGDQMAVHLPLSVEAQAEARILMLSANNILKPSDGRPVTVPAQDMIIGLYHLTVVRDGGDGEGRYFSSVAEAQMAFDLGQLDLNAKINLRFPANDIVPPRDWQAPESFDEGDPIILETTLGRAIFNEALPTTFPYINKVVGKKVLGAIINELAERYPKVDVGASLDALKETGFYWGGRSGVTIAVSDVIPPQTKKDILAAAEKRAAKIEMDFQEGNIRDEDRRKDLVALWTEVTDEVAEEMRKNFDEWNNVNIMVTSGARGNWMQIRQVAGMRGLVADPKGEIIPRPITSNYREGLSALEYFTATHGARKGLADTALRTAESGYLTRRLVDVAQDVIVREHDCGTSRGLNKFIVAVDKDGNELREVMVNGVPTTLTEKEATKEQWETGKVLPNDEIDTSVYARTLAKDVTDADGNVLVAGGTDIGDVALEKLLVAGIKQISVRSVLTCNSRVGTCAMCYGRSLATGKLVDIGEAVGIVSAQSIGEPGTQLTMRTFHTGGAASAEDITQGLPRVQELFEARTPKGEAPLAEAAGKLEIEDLERSRRLIIKRDDGDEDLVYLVGKRAKMLVPEGAHVTVGQQLVEGLIDPKKVLRISGRRTTQLHLVSEVQHVYRSQGVEIHDKHIEVIVRQMLRRVTVLDSGDTRLLPGELVDVAVFESANRAVLAEGGRPASGRPELMGITKASLATDSWLSAASFQETTKVLTEAALNAKSDPLSGLKENVILGKLIPAGTGLESLRQLRVEPTDEARAEYEQLNSFMGAGMESFDDFYGYGSFDDYDAAGYGFGSNF is encoded by the coding sequence TTGCTCGACGTCAATCTTTTTGATCAGCTCCATATTTCGCTGGCCACGTCAGACGATGTGCGCAAGTGGAGTCATGGTACTGTTACCAAGCCAGAAACCATTAATTACCGTACGTTAAAGCCAGAGAAGGATGGTCTGTTCGGTGAACAGATCTTCGGCCCAACCCGTGATTGGGAGTGTGCGTGTGGTAAGTACAAGCGCCCACGTTACAAGGGCATCGTATGTGAGCGATGCGGTGTGGAAGTCACCCGATCCAAGGTTCGTCGTGAACGTATGGGCCATATTGAGCTCGCTGCTCCGGTGACCCACATTTGGTACTTCAAGGGTGTCCCCTCACGCCTTGGATACTTGCTCGACATTGCTCCAAAGGACCTTGAGAAGGTCATCTACTTTGCGGCCTATATGGTCACTGACGTAGATGCTGACCGCCGGCACAATGACATGCCAGCGCTCACAGCTGAATATGAACTCGAACGCGCAAACCTGGAAAAAGAGCGTGACGCCGCCGTCGAAAAGCGACTCAAGGCTGAAGAAGAAGCACTTGCCGAAGCTGAGAAGAACGGCGAAGATGCTGGCGCGCGTGCCAAGATCAAGCGCCAAGCAGAAAATGAAACCCGCCGGGTTCGTCGTGAATATGAAGACGATATCGCTCGTCTTGAAGAAGTTTGGGACAAGTTCACCAAGCTCAAGGTCGGCGATCTTGAAGGTGACGAAGATGCATACCGTGAAATGGTGTTGCGTTGGGGTGACTACTTCAAGGCATTCCGTGGTGCTGAAGCTATCCAGCGTCGCCTGCGTGATTTCGATCTAGAAGCAGAGCACGATGCGCTAGTTGAACAAATCGAAACCGGTACAGCACAGCGGAAAACCCGTGCATTGAAGCGGATTAAGGTAGTGAACGCCTTCTTGCATTCCGGCACGAAGCCAGAAGCCATGGTTCTTGATGCACTTCCGGTGATTCCGCCGGATCTGCGACCAATGGTTCAACTTGATGGCGGCCGTTTTGCTACTTCTGATTTGAACGATCTCTACCGTCGCGTTATTAACCGTAATAACCGTCTGCAACGCATGATTGATCTTAATGCGCCAGAAATTATGGTCAATAACGAAAAGCGTATGTTGCAAGAAGCAGTCGATGCTCTCTTTGATAACGGTCGCCGTGGTCGCCCAGTACAGGGCGCTGGAAACCGTCCGTTGAAGTCGATTTCCGATATGCTTAAGGGCAAGCAAGGACGTTTCCGTCAAAACCTCCTTGGTAAGCGCGTTGATTACTCAGGCCGTTCGGTTATCGTCGTCGGCCCAACGCTCAAGCTTCACCAATGTGGTTTGCCAAAGACGATGGCTTTGGAATTGTTCAAGCCATTCGTACAAAAGCGTCTTGTTGATTTGGAGCTCGCAAAGAACATCAAGGCAGCTAAGCGATTGATTGAACGTCAACGTGACGAAGTCTTCGACGTGCTTGAAGAAGTTATTCGTGAGCATCCAGTGCTCCTCAACCGTGCACCAACCTTGCACCGTTTGGGTATTCAGGCATTCGAACCACAGTTGATTGAAGGTAAGGCAATTCGCCTACACCCACTCGTTTGTGCTGCTTTCAACGCTGACTTCGACGGCGATCAGATGGCAGTCCATCTGCCGTTGTCTGTTGAAGCTCAAGCTGAAGCGAGAATCTTGATGCTCTCCGCTAATAACATCCTCAAGCCTTCGGATGGTCGCCCAGTGACTGTTCCGGCACAGGACATGATTATTGGTTTGTATCACTTGACCGTTGTACGCGACGGGGGAGACGGCGAAGGGCGTTACTTCTCCTCAGTGGCTGAGGCACAGATGGCCTTTGATCTTGGTCAGTTGGATCTCAACGCCAAGATTAACCTGCGTTTCCCGGCTAATGACATTGTCCCACCACGTGATTGGCAGGCTCCGGAGAGCTTCGATGAAGGCGATCCGATTATCCTCGAAACAACTCTTGGCCGAGCAATCTTTAATGAAGCCCTGCCAACAACCTTCCCGTACATCAATAAGGTGGTCGGCAAGAAGGTTTTGGGTGCGATCATTAACGAGCTTGCTGAGCGTTATCCAAAGGTTGATGTTGGTGCCTCGCTTGATGCGTTGAAAGAAACTGGATTCTACTGGGGTGGCCGTTCCGGCGTGACCATTGCAGTTTCGGACGTTATTCCGCCACAAACGAAGAAGGACATTTTGGCAGCCGCAGAAAAGCGCGCCGCAAAGATCGAAATGGACTTCCAAGAAGGAAACATCCGCGACGAAGATCGTCGTAAGGACTTAGTTGCATTGTGGACTGAAGTAACCGATGAGGTTGCTGAAGAAATGCGTAAGAACTTCGATGAGTGGAACAACGTGAACATCATGGTTACCTCTGGTGCTCGTGGTAACTGGATGCAGATTCGTCAGGTTGCTGGTATGCGTGGTTTGGTGGCCGATCCTAAGGGTGAGATTATTCCTCGTCCGATTACCTCCAACTACCGTGAAGGCCTGTCAGCACTCGAATACTTCACCGCTACCCACGGTGCTCGTAAGGGTCTAGCAGATACCGCGTTGCGTACTGCGGAATCGGGTTATTTGACCCGACGTCTTGTCGACGTCGCCCAGGACGTGATCGTCCGGGAGCACGATTGTGGCACCTCTCGCGGCTTGAACAAGTTTATTGTCGCTGTTGATAAGGATGGCAATGAGCTGCGCGAAGTGATGGTGAATGGCGTTCCAACGACACTGACTGAAAAGGAAGCTACCAAGGAACAGTGGGAGACCGGCAAGGTCTTGCCAAATGACGAAATCGATACCTCGGTTTACGCGCGTACCTTGGCAAAGGATGTCACTGATGCTGACGGTAACGTGCTGGTAGCCGGTGGTACTGATATTGGTGACGTTGCTCTTGAGAAGCTTCTCGTTGCCGGTATTAAGCAGATTTCAGTGCGTTCGGTGCTGACCTGTAACTCCCGTGTTGGTACGTGTGCCATGTGTTATGGTCGTTCGCTGGCTACAGGTAAGCTCGTTGATATTGGCGAAGCAGTTGGTATTGTTTCGGCACAGTCGATTGGCGAACCTGGTACCCAGTTGACAATGCGTACCTTCCACACTGGTGGTGCAGCATCTGCAGAAGACATCACTCAGGGTCTGCCACGTGTGCAAGAGCTCTTTGAAGCGCGTACTCCAAAGGGTGAAGCGCCATTGGCTGAGGCTGCAGGCAAGCTCGAAATCGAAGATTTGGAGCGTTCGCGTCGCCTTATTATTAAGCGTGATGACGGTGATGAAGATCTTGTTTACCTTGTTGGCAAACGCGCTAAGATGCTTGTTCCAGAAGGCGCTCATGTCACTGTTGGTCAGCAGCTAGTTGAAGGCTTGATCGATCCTAAGAAGGTTCTTCGTATTTCTGGCCGTCGCACTACACAGTTGCATTTGGTCTCTGAAGTTCAGCATGTTTACCGTTCTCAGGGCGTTGAGATTCACGATAAGCACATTGAGGTTATCGTGCGTCAGATGTTGCGTCGTGTCACGGTTCTTGATTCCGGCGATACCCGTTTGCTACCTGGTGAATTGGTTGATGTTGCTGTCTTCGAGAGTGCTAACCGTGCAGTTTTGGCTGAAGGTGGCCGTCCGGCTTCTGGTCGTCCCGAATTGATGGGTATTACCAAGGCGTCGTTGGCTACTGATTCTTGGCTGTCTGCTGCATCCTTCCAGGAGACCACAAAGGTTTTGACTGAGGCTGCGCTTAATGCCAAGTCTGATCCGCTGTCTGGCCTGAAGGAAAACGTCATTCTCGGTAAGCTCATCCCAGCTGGTACTGGACTTGAGAGTCTGCGCCAGTTGCGCGTTGAGCCAACCGATGAGGCTCGTGCTGAATACGAGCAGCTCAATTCGTTTATGGGAGCGGGCATGGAGTCATTTGATGACTTCTATGGTTACGGCTCTTTCGATGATTATGATGCTGCCGGTTACGGATTCGGCTCTAATTTCTGA